The DNA region TCATGCGGCCAAAATCGGCATCGCTCGCCTCGCCACCGTAATAGGCCTGGATCATTTCGATGTCCTGTTGCGGGGTAAAAGCCGCTTCCACCGACAGGTCGCCGAGGTCCCACAGCGGATCGTTCATGCCGGAATACTCCCAGTCGACAATCCACATGCGCTCGCCCGAATCGAGCAGGTTTTCGCAAAGCGGATCGCAGTGACAGGGCGCCAGCGCCGCGGGATTGCGGTTCAACGCCTCACGCACCGGTTGCGCCGCGTCGACAACATCGGCATAACCCGCGGGCAGTTCCGCCTTGCGCTGATCGAGGATCTTGAGGTAATCGTCGATCATCGCAAACAGTTCGAAGCGAAACTCGAAGGCTTCGGGCCAGTCGTGCATCTTTTTGAACGCCCGGCCAGCACGCGCAGCCGCACCGTCGCGCCTGGCGAACTCTTGCGGCGTCATCGTGACGATGCCGTCAATGTGCCGGCTCAACATGATCCCGCTCTTGCTATCGGCGTGAATGACTTCGGCAGAAACCCCCGCACGCGCGGCGACCTGGGCGTTGTGAGCTTCCACTACGCGGTCGATATATTCCTCGGTGCCCTTACCCGGAATCCGCAATACGTAGCGATCCGCACCGGTATCGATGCGATACACCAGGTTGGTTAATCCGCCCAGCCTTTCCGCAGTATAAGCGTCTGCCGCCAGATCCTCGAAACCCGGGATGCCGGTTAATACGCTGTGCACCTGGCCAGAATTGTCGTTCATGCTCGTGCCTCCTGATTTATATTTTTGAACCGTCTACTTCACCGCGGTAAAAAAGCCCCAGAACGAATCAAACGGGTCAGTGTCACTGCTGTCCCACTTATTTTCAAGCATGACGCAAAGATTTTTAATGATCAATTACTTAGCAGATATTTGAATATTGGAACATGAAATCATCTGCTAAGAATTCCGTAAGTTCGTCATACCGGCGAAAGCCGAAACGTCGGACCGCGGTATC from Gammaproteobacteria bacterium includes:
- a CDS encoding phosphotransferase family protein gives rise to the protein MNDNSGQVHSVLTGIPGFEDLAADAYTAERLGGLTNLVYRIDTGADRYVLRIPGKGTEEYIDRVVEAHNAQVAARAGVSAEVIHADSKSGIMLSRHIDGIVTMTPQEFARRDGAAARAGRAFKKMHDWPEAFEFRFELFAMIDDYLKILDQRKAELPAGYADVVDAAQPVREALNRNPAALAPCHCDPLCENLLDSGERMWIVDWEYSGMNDPLWDLGDLSVEAAFTPQQDIEMIQAYYGGEASDADFGRMIIYKAMCDLLWTLWGLIQHSDGNPAEDFWAYSTGRFERCKALMSDPGFDQHVGAVGMQT